GTTACCCAGGCGAGAGGATCAGTTGGCTCGTTCAAGTGGAAAAGAAACATTAGAAAATGAAATTGGTActcagtgttttttttttcttctgttggtGTTTGTTGTTTCTATTCGTAGGAgatgttttcaattttaaacAATTGCTCAAGGTGGACTGATTATTATGTGCATGAAGGAATTTCTGCGTCTAATTTAATTCGGAATTGGCCACTCTTTCCAGTATCATTTGGTTGCAAGCAATAATATCTCATGTATGCGATTAGTGTGTGAAGTAATACCTAATCACAAATTTCCTCAGTGGTTAGTCACATGTCATAATGTTACTGTATTAGTTTAGATAGGGCTGTCAATGGTCAGATGAAAGATTGGTTGAATACAATTAGGTACAAATATCTTACAGAAAAAAGTCTGATGGTTCAAACTTGAATTTGATTCTGAATCCAATTATTGTTTGGTCAAATTTAGGATTCGGTGAAGGTGATTAGAACCGTTAGGTTAGATTAGATCTGAACttgattttaaatattaaatgaaGAAGTGTTACATCTTAAATGAAACTTTATGTAAGCAATCATTTTCTTAGATGAAAACATTGTTTCAAAACATTGAAAGTTGATATTTATCTTGGACTTTGCTTTATTGCTGATTGTAAGTTTGAACAGGCCTAAACTAAATAATAGTTTGATAGCTCTGCAGAATGAAAAGTATATCATGTAATTGAAGTTTCCATTTGATGCAAAAGTATAATACGAAATAATTTCTtaagaaaaaaactgaaaaaaaaggtttCCCCACCTTATTTTAGGTCATCATTAGAGTCTGTCGTTAATTGAGAGCATTATGCAAGTTAATCATTTTTGTGATTAACGCGGTACTTTCTTGtagtcaaattttaatttagttaatgtTTTCACTTGACTGAAATTTTGGGAGAATGAACTTCCAATCTTCTTTAGACACCAAACTAGATACTACAAGAAAAAATATATGCCCGTAATTTCTCGTATCTTTCTGCTGTGTTTTTATGTTTGCtaacttaaattttttatcaatgAAGGTTCTGTTTCAGGAATCCCTGTGATTTCTGACTCTGGAAAGAAGAAAATCTTACTTATTAAAGGAAAAGAGCGTGAAATATCTCCTGTAAGTTCTCAGTTTTTTTTAGTTGCCTTCCTATTTGACTCTCTGTTTCGGATATTTATACTATTTTTTCATTTATCACATGGACATGATCTATTATTTTACCAGTCTTTtaagtttttataattttgaattagttgtgatggtctttTTAATTTTCCCCAGGTTGAAGGTATGTCACAACTTGGAAGTTCTCCTATTTCACATGCTCCGAAGCAGAACCAAAGGCGTGAGGCTAGTGGAAGAATGATCAGAAGCATACTTTTAAATAATGAGGGACGCCAAAGTCAAACTTCAACTGAAACTCAGCCTCAGCAGAAAATTCAAAGTCTGAACTCAGATGTTAAGCGAGTATCTCGGCCTTCCAATGCAAGGTCAGGGTTGAATGGTGACATCTCTACTAATGAACTTAACTCAATGAGCTCTGAAGGGGATAGAAAGAGGGCAACAGCTGATAGATTTACAAAAAAGGACGTGCATGGTACAACTAGTGTTAGTGAGAGGCAGGAAAAAAATACACGAAACAAGGATAGACCTGATCGTGGTGTTTGGGCTCCTCTTCATCGTGCTGATAGTTCACATGCTAGTGCTGAGCATTTGCCATCCTCCGGGTTACAACGCCCTCAAGTAATATCTGATTCCTTTGAAGGTAAGGGCTGTTCCTGTACATGGATGCTCAGGTGTTTGTGAGTATAGATGATCTTTAGTATTAAATCATTCTGAGTCAAATCTCAATGCATGAATATACACTACTATAGGAATATACACTCACTATCAGTGCAAGATTTTCTAGGTCATGGAAAAGGGAAGGACGACTCTTCTTATGGAAGCAGGACTGGGGAAGTTATAAATCCTACAGGTGGACGTAATAGTTCTCATGTAGAGAATGGTCAGTTAAATCTTCAAAGCCAAGATACTAGCAACTATGAACTTATCACATGTCAtctatttgtttatatttttaaatttcacGTCTACATCTTCTGCTAAACTTTTATACTTTGTCTAGGTTCACATAGACATTTTGGTCGCCATGGAAGTGCCCATAATATGAAAGATGACGGTTCTGTAAATGTAGGTGAGGGGAAGCCATCTAAAAGAGGTGCTTCTGTTCATGGTACCCCTGAGGTATGCGCACTTGCCATGTTGATTACCATATTATTTAATCTTCCTTTTATCTGAAAGTAGTTAGAATATTTCGCTGTTCGCTAGCAGAAACAAGTGTGGGTTCAGAAATCATCTTCAGGTTCTTAGAACATCCAAGGCTGGTACGTCCTTGATTACTTGCATCTTtagtttccttctttgttttgcCTATAACTTTTCATGCACTCGTACAGAAAAGGAAATTGcagtagattttttttttctgctgtTAATTTCAAGTATCAGATCAAATACATAATTTATGACTATTGAAACCTCCCATCGGTGTGGATTTGTTTTCAAACAAACTTATGTATCTTATTTGTGATGAACAATGACCTAATCCCAATTGTTTGCGGGTATGATTTGGTAGATTATAATGGTTTGCTATTCTGTTGAAAACAGATTATGTCATTCAGTCAGAACACTAATTCCTCATATGTTTAAGGCAATCATCTCCGTAATCGTGGCTTAAGGCCTTCACTGAAGACATCATGAAAATGGAGGCATACCTAAAAGGGGAATTTTGTTCGGGCCAAATTATGGTATGTTCGCATGTTATTTAGTTTGAATTGGTTCTTAATCCTGGGTTGCAATCTCacatgaatttatttatttacattttGGGGATTCTAGTCCAAATTGTCCAATTTGTGCCGGAAGGAAGGATTGCGGCACGCTCCAAGTTACAAGCCTTGCAAACATGACAAAAATTTGAGAGATGGTTTAACTTTTTTATCTTCAGTGTACGATTTTATCGTTATGTCATATGTATAGTTTAATTCGTGACGAATTTCATAACGCTAAAATACTCGTCGAGTTCGATTGTTGTGTGTACTTGGCGGACTGGTAAAGAGTATAAGAACCTCCACCTCTATGTACCAAAACGATGACGATGAATGGTGTACCATGTAATAAGGAATATTTTCGTGAAGTAAATTGTGCAGTGGTTTGGCGCTTTTGGACTAATTGTGTTGTTTTATTGGTTGTTAACAGTAAACAGTACCTTCGTTTATTTGTTCATTAGTTAACTTTAGCGCTGCTGTTCCGTTAGGAAATAGGAAGTCACATtgagaagagaaatatcacGAGATACAAAATTGCCAAATTGATCGAGACGAGACGATCTTTCTCAGAGCCTAATTGGTCAGATGTGATATAAAAAAAGTTGAGAAGCTAATCAATACCTGTAATATTGCAAAGATGCTTTTGAAGATGATAAGATGAACCGTACAAATTGGATTGAGACTCTGGATCACACAATCCGAAGCTCTCGAACCGAGCAATCTGGACCGTTCAATTTAAATCTTGCAGCATGAGATTTctttttctaaaatataaaccagAGAATATCATTTCATCTATATGCTAATTATAAAGAAATTGGACAACTCGGCCAACCGTGTTCTACATACAACCGTGGCCTTCCACGCCGTAGAACTACGCAATCATCTATGTTTTGCTCTGTAACTGGAATGTAAAATAAAAGGAATCCCATTTGTGAATTTTATGAAGAAGCTATGGAATTTGAGCAATTTCCAACAACATTTTGTGCAATGATTGCGGCTTTGAGAAGAACGGGCAGTGGTCACTCCCTTTTATCTTGTACACTCCCTCCGGTGGGTTTTCGCTCACTAGCTTTTCTTGGACGTCTGGTGAAAGTGCCCGATCATCCAATGTTTGAATGAAGAATCGCCGGCTAGAACCATAATTTTCAGGTGTCAATGACAGTTTTTCCATGATCGGACCTAGTGGGATAGGTCTCATGGAAACCATGGCCAGAGCAACATCCTGGAAATCAATTAACTTACCATATAAATAAAGTAATGGTAGGTTAAATCAacttacaaaaacaaaatttcgtATAAGATTCTACCACGGTAAAGAAACTCCAGTAAAGCCACACAACTTATATCTGATCTTATTGTCTTAACAGACAAGCAGACTGATCGTTATACGTTGTTCTCACAGAAAAAGGACTCAAGTACACAAGTAAataaactgtaaaaaatcagcacaaattaaaacattttGTTTGCTAGAAACAAAAATGAGGGTAAAAGTTCAACTTTTTAAACCCGGAGTGTCTAACTAGAGTCTGAAAATACGAATACGTGCTTGTGTGAATGTGTGTGACTGTATGCTTACGTTCGTGTGCGCTTCTGTGTGTTTTAAACAAGTTTTGCCCTTCATGGAAAAAGATTTGAGACAGTAAGTTATGCTATTATTTTATAAACCCTTCACATGGTTTTACTTTAAAATATCCTAGGCAAAGAGGACAGCTCATATTCTAATACTCAAAGTGATTCCAAGATAAGTATCGTCAAAGCACCAATGAAATACTTATCAAGTATGAACAAGACTCGCTTATATGATCGTGCCATAAAGTATTGACTCACTGTTACTGAACTACATATAAACACGAGATTACAATGGACTACGTGAAAACTAAGGTATGTAAAGAGAGAACCATCTACCCTTAATGAATCAGAGAATTTTCGTCTCTTCTCTTTCCGTTTTAGATTACCACAGAACAAGATCTATCACTAGCACCAAACATCTCTTCCAAGCTTAAGCAAATGCTGTTTACTATGAGAAAAAATTACCAAGAGAATAAAAACCTCGAAAAGATAGACTGCTTTAGTTGTAACATACCTTCGCATTAGATTGGTTGAAGTATAACCCTTTCATCTGCTCTTTCTCAAACATGAATCCTGTAGGAGGCTTTTCTTTTCCATTCCCATGAATCAAAAACTTTGATCCTTGCATAAATTGTTCTGCGGAACCAAGCTGCAATACAGATTTCCTTCTTGAGAACACGAAATCAGAAAGAATTAAGAAATGAATCTGTTTAAGTGAACTGCACCCCCAACACGAAATTTAGAAGCAAATAACTCCTGGAATGGGTAAATGAAAAGATTGAAATGCACAAATAATTATTTAACCCATGAGAAAGAGGCAAGCTTGCTACAGAAGGATAGAGCGGCAACATGCCAGTAAGGTGAAGAAAATGGCTTCCTTGAAAAGGAAAATAGTTTTTTTCCTAAGTTACTTCAATAACCTTCATCACTCATAGGAATGTAAAGATATTTTTTCTAGAACAAAGGTGAAAGGATGCAAACATCCTCTTCAGTGTGTGAGGCTCCACATTTATACAGAGCATGTGTAACCGTCGGGTCTGATTGACATTCTGACAGCCTAATGTGTTATTACGTCTAACAAGACAACATTATCATATATGTATTTACAATTTTACACAGACACCACACGTAACAGATTCACTAGAAGCTCGttaattcaattcaaatttttatgCAAGTAAGTTTTCTGGATGGATTCAATAATTCTCAACAATATAATGTTCAATGCACATGATGGGACGAAATAGTTGCGACAGCTTggaattttgtgaaaaatggaAATATGTGGTGTTTTTGAGAAGTATTTGGGGCATATGCAGAATCGTTATAATTTTCAGGCAAGCACAACAAAAGCTTAACTGATCTTAGCCTGAACTGGTTTATATTTAACTATTTTACCTCTGCAGCAAACACATCAAAAGGTCTCTGCCCATCAGACACCATAGTAGCACAGATGAAAACTGCTTTTGAAATTTTCTGCGAGAAGTGCTCCATTGCATAAGATACGCAGGCACCCCCACTACTGTGACCAACTAAGATGACCTGGACAAAAGTAATATGCATTGAAGATTTGACAATATATTACATGCTTAGAGTGACAGAATGAATAACATATCAGCTTGTACCTTTTCATCCTCTGGAAGATTTTGTAGATAGTCAATCAATGGCTTTGAATACTCTTCCAGTGTAGTTACAGAGTTCGTATCTGCGAGATCAATACCAGAACCCTTCAGATCAAAGGTGATTGGAAGCAATCCTGCTTCCTCTAGTAAAGCAATTGTTTTGTACCAACACCATGCCCCAAATCCTTCTCCATGTACAAGAATAAACTTTTTTGATGTAAGCTTCTCCAAAAATTCCGGTCCCTGTAAAATATAATGAAATCGGTAATCATGCCAACAATTCAAGGGAGGATGAACATGAATTGGTGCATTACCACATCCTGGTGGTAACCAACTGCTATGGTAAAAGTTTCTTGACTGTATAAAATAGAAAAGGAAGCAGACTAGAAACCAAAAGAAACGAACAGCAGGAAGGCAAAAGTTTTATGAACGTTGAGAGTTGTTAAAAAACCATGTTATGCATTATTGTGTTCTAGAAGAAGACAAGTGTGCAttaatggattatcttacccgGTGCTAATTTTGAAACCCACTAACCAAAACATAAACAGTTATGACATAAGTTAAAGACCAGATGATGTCAAGGTtatcaaaaatttcaaatacaatCTATTCTCAGTGTTCAATAAGTACACGTTCAGACAAAACCTAAATTACATCAAACAGAGGACACAAAACTTATAAAAAGATGCCTCCAGAATCTTGCTTAACGACGTTCCCGGGACATACAGCCAAATCTTTTAGGACAGCTTCAATCCAAATATAAACGTATATATACAATAACTGCTTTctgtttttttatagaaagatcTGGCTCTCCTGAAAAGGGATGTAACGTTGTTTAACAGAATGGCGCTAGCAACTTTGCGGAAGAAGAAAGGACTCAATTGGTCCAATACGCTGCACAATGGAAGGATCTCAATACTTTGTTCGAGTTCCCCCGGGCTTTGGCAGACTAATCACATTTAGTGCAATTAATTTTGGTTAGATAACATAAACGCGCTGCTCTAAACTAGCTAATCAAGGGATTCAAAGTATAAGTTACATGGTTCTCATGAGAAAGTGAGAGTCTTGAAACGCACTTTTTCTTCTAGGTAAAGCAAAACAGTAGAATAATAAAGTTGCAAGATCCTTGAGAGCACAATCCACATAGAATAGACCACTTTTAATAAGCACTTTTCAAGCCatcatagaaaagcagtagaaTAATTCCCTCCTTTTGCCACTTATTCCTTGAACTTACTGTTGATTTCATATATGATTAAGCACTTTTTAGCTTTAACCAAAAGCTGATTAAATCAAATCATGAAAACACCCTTTTCATCACGGATCAAAAATTCGAAATCATGAAAAAGTAAAAAGTGGAAATCAACCTGCTTCCCATTAGATAATGGATCAGAGAGAGCGAGTCTCCTGGAGCTTGTGGACCCCCCAACCCTCCTAGACATGGATCCGTCAAACCTCTGAGACATTTGGTGCTGATGGAGAACCCTAGACAGAGATTGCCTGTGCAACAAGTCTTCCTCCGCCGCCGGTTTCCTCTGCGAGCGGCTCATTCTCTTGCTTCTCGATCCAGTTTCTTTGGTGTCCTTCTTTAACATGCAAATAAATCGATTACCCATTGTTGGTCGTTTTGGCGAATTTTCCCGGAAAATGGAAGAAAGTCAGTACATTGTCCCGGAAAATGATGTCTTGGTGAGGGAAGATGGTACTGTCTGTCCGTAAAGATGCAGTCTTTGGTGCCAAAGCTGATGAACTTTCTATCAGTTTTTCTTGTTCTTCActaacacagagagagagagagagagagattagatGAGGGTGGAGAGAGAAGTTTGTTGGGATTAGTATATAAAAACGTGTGCTGTGTAATGTGCGATGAAAAACTGGaacactctctctccctctcccctcTCTCCCTACAACTGAGATGAGAGCTATTAATTGCCTTACTCTGTTTCTTTCTGCTTTTCGACGGTGGAAAGACTTTTCAATGCTCTTTCACTCTTTCTTAGTCCGGAAAACCAACCGAGTAGTCAATGGTAAAAAGGTTTACTCTCTCTCAATTAGAAAAATGACTTATACGCACACAGTACACCGTCACGGTAGTTTCTGTGTGGAATACTTTTGCTCAACTTCCAAAATGCCCTCTGTTGAAAATGCCGGTGGGTTGGTGAATGTCTAGTAATATTGAAAACACACAGATTGGATTTTCACATGAAGGAGATCGTTTTTCAACATTGGCAGTGTTGAGATGTGGACTTTGGAAATGAAgatcatttttcaaaaaatgtatTGTAAATTTCAAACTGTAATAATAcggagttgctctataaatagagtgtTCCGACTGCTGTTAAAGAACAGAGTGATATACtaagaagaaaggaaagattAATAACTTCAGTAGCTATTCCTccctcttttatttgtcatcctCTTGTGCTATAGCTTCAGTATGATATTTTACACATGCTTCGTTCATGTCActagtaaaggttatctctctaacttttacatatttataacacCATCTTCGTTGGAGAATGACTATGTTTTGGCAACTTTTTGGTTCCTTGATTGAAGATGGTAAAAAATATGGTCtgatattatttattaaaaaataatttctttcaGAGCTATAGGGCTAAACATCACCTCCATTGAACATCGTTAtattagtttaaattttaagattcgtgtgttagataaatttttttttttttggacaaatgcTTACTTTATTGATAACACAACATATTACATGAGAGAATGCCCACataaaagaaacacacaaacaaaaagATAG
Above is a window of Malus sylvestris chromosome 15, drMalSylv7.2, whole genome shotgun sequence DNA encoding:
- the LOC126603490 gene encoding regulator of nonsense transcripts UPF3-like isoform X2 → MKVPLVRTKVLIRHLPPSLSQSDLFHQIDHLLADRYNWLCFRPGKNSQKNQRYSRAYIDFKRPEDVFEFAEFFDGHVFVNEKGAQFKAIVEYAPSQRVPKPSTKKDGREGTIYKDPDYLEFLKLIAKPVEHLPSAEIQLERKEAEQAGGAKEAPIVTPLMEYVRQKRAIGSGTQVSSVVRKVRRRVGAASVSKRGSPSTKRVSEKKKYIIKDGTKHTSRRDKSTFNVLPRREDQLARSSGKETLENEIGSVSGIPVISDSGKKKILLIKGKEREISPVEGMSQLGSSPISHAPKQNQRREASGRMIRSILLNNEGRQSQTSTETQPQQKIQSLNSDVKRVSRPSNARSGLNGDISTNELNSMSSEGDRKRATADRFTKKDVHGTTSVSERQEKNTRNKDRPDRGVWAPLHRADSSHASAEHLPSSGLQRPQVISDSFEDFLGHGKGKDDSSYGSRTGEVINPTGGRNSSHVENGSHRHFGRHGSAHNMKDDGSVNVGEGKPSKRGASVHGTPEKQVWVQKSSSGS
- the LOC126603490 gene encoding regulator of nonsense transcripts UPF3-like isoform X6 codes for the protein MKVPLVRTKVLIRHLPPSLSQSDLFHQIDHLLADRYNWLCFRPGKNSQKNQRYSRAYIDFKRPEDVFEFAEFFDGHVFVNEKGAQFKAIVEYAPSQRVPKPSTKKDGREGTIYKDPDYLEFLKLIAKPVEHLPSAEIQLERKEAEQAGGAKEAPIVTPLMEYVRQKRAIGSGTQVSSVVRKVRRRVGAASVSKRGSPSTKRVSEKKKYIIKDGTKHTSRRDKSTFNVLPRREDQLARSSGKETLENEIGSVSGIPVISDSGKKKILLIKGKEREISPVEGMSQLGSSPISHAPKQNQRREASGRMIRSILLNNEGRQSQTSTETQPQQKIQSLNSDVKRVSRPSNARSGLNGDISTNELNSMSSEGDRKRATADRFTKKDVHGTTSVSERQEKNTRNKDRPDRGVWAPLHRADSSHASAEHLPSSGLQRPQVISDSFEGSHRHFGRHGSAHNMKDDGSVNVGEGKPSKRGASVHGTPEKQVWVQKSSSGS
- the LOC126603490 gene encoding regulator of nonsense transcripts UPF3-like isoform X1, with amino-acid sequence MKVPLVRTKVLIRHLPPSLSQSDLFHQIDHLLADRYNWLCFRPGKNSQKNQRYSRAYIDFKRPEDVFEFAEFFDGHVFVNEKGAQFKAIVEYAPSQRVPKPSTKKDGREGTIYKDPDYLEFLKLIAKPVEHLPSAEIQLERKEAEQAGGAKEAPIVTPLMEYVRQKRAIGSGTQVSSVVRKVRRRVGAASVSKRGSPSTKRVSEKKKYIIKDGTKHTSRRDKSTFNVLPRREDQLARSSGKETLENEIGSVSGIPVISDSGKKKILLIKGKEREISPVEGMSQLGSSPISHAPKQNQRREASGRMIRSILLNNEGRQSQTSTETQPQQKIQSLNSDVKRVSRPSNARSGLNGDISTNELNSMSSEGDRKRATADRFTKKDVHGTTSVSERQEKNTRNKDRPDRGVWAPLHRADSSHASAEHLPSSGLQRPQVISDSFEDFLGHGKGKDDSSYGSRTGEVINPTGGRNSSHVENGSHRHFGRHGSAHNMKDDGSVNVGEGKPSKRGASVHGTPEQKQVWVQKSSSGS
- the LOC126603490 gene encoding regulator of nonsense transcripts UPF3-like isoform X5, whose protein sequence is MKVPLVRTKVLIRHLPPSLSQSDLFHQIDHLLADRYNWLCFRPGKNSQKNQRYSRAYIDFKRPEDVFEFAEFFDGHVFVNEKGAQFKAIVEYAPSQRVPKPSTKKDGREGTIYKDPDYLEFLKLIAKPVEHLPSAEIQLERKEAEQAGGAKEAPIVTPLMEYVRQKRAIGSGTQVSSVVRKVRRRVGAASVSKRGSPSTKRVSEKKKYIIKDGTKHTSRRDKSTFNVLPRREDQLARSSGKETLENEIGSVSGIPVISDSGKKKILLIKGKEREISPVEGMSQLGSSPISHAPKQNQRREASGRMIRSILLNNEGRQSQTSTETQPQQKIQSLNSDVKRVSRPSNARSGLNGDISTNELNSMSSEGDRKRATADRFTKKDVHGTTSVSERQEKNTRNKDRPDRGVWAPLHRADSSHASAEHLPSSGLQRPQVISDSFEGSHRHFGRHGSAHNMKDDGSVNVGEGKPSKRGASVHGTPEQKQVWVQKSSSGS
- the LOC126603490 gene encoding regulator of nonsense transcripts UPF3-like isoform X7, giving the protein MKVPLVRTKVLIRHLPPSLSQSDLFHQIDHLLADRYNWLCFRPGKNSQKNQRYSRAYIDFKRPEDVFEFAEFFDGHVFVNEKGAQFKAIVEYAPSQRVPKPSTKKDGREGTIYKDPDYLEFLKLIAKPVEHLPSAEIQLERKEAEQAGGAKEAPIVTPLMEYVRQKRAIGSGTQVSSVVRKVRRRVGAASVSKRGSPSTKRVSEKKKYIIKDGTKHTSRRDKSTFNVLPRREDQLARSSGKETLENEIGSVSGIPVISDSGKKKILLIKGKEREISPVEGMSQLGSSPISHAPKQNQRREASGRMIRSILLNNEGRQSQTSTETQPQQKIQSLNSDVKRVSRPSNARSGLNGDISTNELNSMSSEGDRKRATADRFTKKDVHGTTSVSERQEKNTRNKDRPDRGVWAPLHRADSSHASAEHLPSSGLQRPQVISDSFEGEGKPSKRGASVHGTPEQKQVWVQKSSSGS
- the LOC126603490 gene encoding regulator of nonsense transcripts UPF3-like isoform X4, whose amino-acid sequence is MKVPLVRTKVLIRHLPPSLSQSDLFHQIDHLLADRYNWLCFRPGKNSQKNQRYSRAYIDFKRPEDVFEFAEFFDGHVFVNEKGAQFKAIVEYAPSQRVPKPSTKKDGREGTIYKDPDYLEFLKLIAKPVEHLPSAEIQLERKEAEQAGGAKEAPIVTPLMEYVRQKRAIGSGTQVSSVVRKVRRRVGAASVSKRGSPSTKRVSEKKKYIIKDGTKHTSRRDKSTFNVLPRREDQLARSSGKETLENEIGSVSGIPVISDSGKKKILLIKGKEREISPVEGMSQLGSSPISHAPKQNQRREASGRMIRSILLNNEGRQSQTSTETQPQQKIQSLNSDVKRVSRPSNARSGLNGDISTNELNSMSSEGDRKRATADRFTKKDVHGTTSVSERQEKNTRNKDRPDRGVWAPLHRADSSHASAEHLPSSGLQRPQVISDSFEGHGKGKDDSSYGSRTGEVINPTGGRNSSHVENGSHRHFGRHGSAHNMKDDGSVNVGEGKPSKRGASVHGTPEKQVWVQKSSSGS
- the LOC126603490 gene encoding regulator of nonsense transcripts UPF3-like isoform X8, translated to MKVPLVRTKVLIRHLPPSLSQSDLFHQIDHLLADRYNWLCFRPGKNSQKNQRYSRAYIDFKRPEDVFEFAEFFDGHVFVNEKGAQFKAIVEYAPSQRVPKPSTKKDGREGTIYKDPDYLEFLKLIAKPVEHLPSAEIQLERKEAEQAGGAKEAPIVTPLMEYVRQKRAIGSGTQVSSVVRKVRRRVGAASVSKRGSPSTKRVSEKKKYIIKDGTKHTSRRDKSTFNVLPRREDQLARSSGKETLENEIGSVSGIPVISDSGKKKILLIKGKEREISPVEGMSQLGSSPISHAPKQNQRREASGRMIRSILLNNEGRQSQTSTETQPQQKIQSLNSDVKRVSRPSNARSGLNGDISTNELNSMSSEGDRKRATADRFTKKDVHGTTSVSERQEKNTRNKDRPDRGVWAPLHRADSSHASAEHLPSSGLQRPQVISDSFEGEGKPSKRGASVHGTPEKQVWVQKSSSGS
- the LOC126603490 gene encoding regulator of nonsense transcripts UPF3-like isoform X3; translated protein: MKVPLVRTKVLIRHLPPSLSQSDLFHQIDHLLADRYNWLCFRPGKNSQKNQRYSRAYIDFKRPEDVFEFAEFFDGHVFVNEKGAQFKAIVEYAPSQRVPKPSTKKDGREGTIYKDPDYLEFLKLIAKPVEHLPSAEIQLERKEAEQAGGAKEAPIVTPLMEYVRQKRAIGSGTQVSSVVRKVRRRVGAASVSKRGSPSTKRVSEKKKYIIKDGTKHTSRRDKSTFNVLPRREDQLARSSGKETLENEIGSVSGIPVISDSGKKKILLIKGKEREISPVEGMSQLGSSPISHAPKQNQRREASGRMIRSILLNNEGRQSQTSTETQPQQKIQSLNSDVKRVSRPSNARSGLNGDISTNELNSMSSEGDRKRATADRFTKKDVHGTTSVSERQEKNTRNKDRPDRGVWAPLHRADSSHASAEHLPSSGLQRPQVISDSFEGHGKGKDDSSYGSRTGEVINPTGGRNSSHVENGSHRHFGRHGSAHNMKDDGSVNVGEGKPSKRGASVHGTPEQKQVWVQKSSSGS
- the LOC126603497 gene encoding putative methylesterase 14, chloroplastic — translated: MGNRFICMLKKDTKETGSRSKRMSRSQRKPAAEEDLLHRQSLSRVLHQHQMSQRFDGSMSRRVGGSTSSRRLALSDPLSNGKQGPEFLEKLTSKKFILVHGEGFGAWCWYKTIALLEEAGLLPITFDLKGSGIDLADTNSVTTLEEYSKPLIDYLQNLPEDEKVILVGHSSGGACVSYAMEHFSQKISKAVFICATMVSDGQRPFDVFAAELGSAEQFMQGSKFLIHGNGKEKPPTGFMFEKEQMKGLYFNQSNAKDVALAMVSMRPIPLGPIMEKLSLTPENYGSSRRFFIQTLDDRALSPDVQEKLVSENPPEGVYKIKGSDHCPFFSKPQSLHKMLLEIAQIP